Proteins from a genomic interval of Clostridia bacterium:
- a CDS encoding phosphatidylserine decarboxylase, whose product MLGVYNYTVILTYAGMIIGFTGILLATQGDLRAALICLVIAGVCDMFDGTLASTMKRTAKEKRFGVQIDSFSDLVCFGVLPALIVWYAAGRSAFVIASCDVYMLCTLIRLAWFNVDEEERQRLESGPRRFYHGLPVTMAALVFPALMAAGHIFSWPIRWIAPILLLVMSCLFLTPFKIRKPRFNRQAADDAICGESDGEASEGRIVKESGGVIFLYGSAVGHALLRLMLSAPVQRAVVRFLSSGASRPWIGTYARNHNIKLEQGSAYRSFRDFFCRKIEKDDVDLTPDHLISPCDGWLCAFPISSDKSFIIKGIRYQLDELLLDTDSAQLFSEGDCLIIRLTPSDYHRYCYIDSGLQKENKYIEGTLHSVQPAALERYPVYTLNRRCRTIFQTDNFGTVAQIEVGAMAVGGIVNHHENCRVQKGDEMGYFDFAGSTIVLLFQKDRIRLLPQLQSSLNDEEEVRVEYGKQIGTALPREDI is encoded by the coding sequence ATGCTCGGCGTATACAATTATACCGTCATCCTGACTTATGCAGGAATGATCATAGGTTTTACCGGCATTCTGCTTGCAACGCAGGGAGATCTGCGTGCGGCGCTCATATGTCTGGTGATCGCCGGCGTGTGCGATATGTTTGACGGCACTCTGGCGTCTACCATGAAGCGTACGGCGAAGGAGAAACGCTTCGGCGTTCAAATCGACTCCTTCAGCGACCTTGTTTGCTTCGGCGTCCTGCCTGCGCTGATTGTTTGGTATGCCGCAGGTCGAAGCGCTTTTGTCATTGCTTCCTGCGACGTATATATGCTTTGTACGCTTATACGTCTGGCATGGTTCAACGTGGACGAGGAGGAGAGGCAGCGGCTGGAGTCCGGCCCGCGTCGGTTCTATCACGGCCTTCCCGTCACCATGGCGGCGCTCGTTTTTCCGGCGCTTATGGCGGCAGGACATATCTTTTCGTGGCCGATACGCTGGATAGCGCCGATACTTCTTTTGGTTATGTCCTGTCTGTTCTTGACGCCGTTCAAGATACGAAAGCCGCGCTTCAACCGCCAAGCCGCCGACGATGCTATTTGCGGCGAATCGGACGGTGAAGCTTCGGAGGGAAGGATCGTGAAGGAAAGCGGCGGCGTGATCTTCCTATACGGCTCCGCCGTGGGACATGCTTTGCTTCGCCTGATGCTGAGCGCTCCGGTGCAGCGGGCAGTAGTGCGTTTTCTCTCTTCCGGCGCGTCGAGACCGTGGATAGGAACGTATGCGCGAAATCATAATATCAAGCTGGAACAAGGAAGCGCGTATCGAAGCTTCAGGGATTTCTTCTGCCGGAAAATCGAAAAGGACGACGTGGACTTAACACCCGACCATCTTATTAGCCCGTGTGACGGCTGGCTTTGCGCGTTTCCGATATCTTCGGATAAAAGCTTCATCATAAAGGGTATACGCTATCAGCTCGACGAGCTGCTTTTGGATACTGACTCGGCGCAGCTGTTTTCCGAAGGGGACTGCCTTATCATTCGCCTGACCCCTTCCGATTATCACCGCTACTGCTACATAGACAGCGGCCTGCAAAAGGAAAACAAATACATAGAGGGCACGCTTCACAGCGTACAGCCTGCTGCTCTCGAACGCTATCCGGTCTACACGCTAAACCGACGCTGCCGAACCATTTTCCAAACGGATAATTTCGGCACGGTCGCTCAAATCGAGGTAGGAGCCATGGCTGTCGGCGGTATCGTCAACCATCATGAGAACTGCCGCGTTCAAAAGGGCGACGAAATGGGTTATTTCGATTTTGCCGGATCCACCATCGTGCTTCTGTTTCAGAAGGACCGCATCAGGCTTCTGCCGCAGCTACAGTCATCATTGAATGACGAAGAGGAAGTAAGAGTGGAGTACGGCAAGCAGATAGGCACGGCGCTTCCGAGAGAAGATATATGA